Proteins encoded by one window of Streptomyces sp. NBC_01571:
- a CDS encoding ATP-binding protein has protein sequence MAVVSAMIAYIVYSEIDSARSAAATARLVRDSAQVTKLIDGVQTEHRQALLVSLRHEAARPGDKAADTSAFLQAQQKVTAQAETVRATYGERLPEAEAQALKELEGLDSLRKTIEQGPIPADNIDPAYGSVIEGLINGLGLGQSGGESSESAGNLLDALLRADTAHASFETSVFAARTRDANALIEYTGAVGDYEQYTYQAERFTRFASQEQGAELASIEHSAYQSVIAQHYAALQVDPSGLVAGSPAQLRAALQAALTADPTYERQAQNRLKITESLINEIAAETQSASNDAWWQVFWLVAANLAAFAAWILFSVLVRRSVVRTVRSLTQAAQHVAAAAETELARVADDDADDAGPPRLEAVPVPVRDEIGELAEAFNQVQVTASALLERQVVSRRNIAEMFGNVGHRVSNLTARQLALIDSVERGETDPEVLDRLYRIDHIAVRLQRNADSLMLLAGIRETGLNSGPMRLSNIVRAALGQIEGYQRVTPHAEGDVTVAPDIVGDLTLMLAELLENAVTFSPASSSVEVVLRPRHGSGGGALIEIIDHGLGMSAERLEEENARLIRRERLDLAPTEVLGLFVVGGLSRRWGIEVVLTRTPGGGVTATVAVPASHLLLADPTGAATRAPHILPPPRRSGLAEPRPAAVDPEPGPADLPRRIPARSRAAESPGHAGRQEPSSEGGMGYGGPGTARPRPGAATAPEAPTRPGPAAREAAGHGTPGSAAAGPVRHRGTGAVGGLGLPPRTAGDGLGQSPRATDGDLGQPLRGGNRGRGSGPAPAASGSAPARPAEGGASPLRRRVRGATLQATTASTRLPRQAVTNPNPRPPAWQTAEAEAARSEIDEFEEAVLRAERESAAGYRGGGGPARSGGRPDTSTEHRPENNRPSFPEGMSK, from the coding sequence TTGGCCGTCGTTTCCGCGATGATCGCGTACATCGTCTACTCCGAGATCGACTCGGCCCGTTCCGCGGCCGCGACGGCCCGTCTCGTACGGGACAGCGCGCAGGTCACCAAACTCATCGACGGCGTGCAGACCGAGCACCGGCAGGCACTCCTGGTGTCCCTGCGCCACGAGGCCGCCCGCCCCGGCGACAAAGCGGCCGACACCTCCGCCTTCCTCCAGGCGCAGCAGAAGGTCACCGCCCAGGCCGAGACCGTGCGGGCCACCTACGGCGAACGGCTGCCCGAGGCCGAGGCCCAGGCGCTCAAGGAGCTGGAGGGCCTCGACAGCCTCCGTAAGACCATCGAGCAGGGCCCGATCCCCGCCGACAACATCGACCCGGCCTACGGATCGGTGATCGAAGGCCTCATCAACGGCCTCGGGCTGGGCCAGTCGGGCGGTGAGTCCTCGGAGTCCGCCGGCAATCTGCTCGACGCGCTGCTGCGTGCCGACACCGCCCACGCGTCCTTCGAGACCAGCGTCTTCGCGGCCCGCACCCGCGACGCCAACGCGCTCATCGAGTACACGGGAGCCGTCGGGGACTACGAGCAGTACACCTACCAGGCCGAGCGCTTCACCCGGTTCGCGAGCCAGGAACAGGGCGCCGAACTCGCCTCGATCGAGCACAGCGCCTACCAGAGCGTCATCGCCCAGCACTACGCGGCGCTCCAGGTCGACCCCAGCGGTCTGGTCGCCGGGAGTCCGGCGCAGTTGCGCGCCGCGCTCCAGGCCGCGCTGACCGCCGACCCGACCTATGAGCGCCAGGCCCAGAACCGGCTGAAGATCACCGAGTCGCTCATCAACGAGATCGCCGCCGAGACCCAGTCGGCGTCCAACGACGCCTGGTGGCAGGTGTTCTGGCTGGTGGCCGCGAACCTGGCCGCCTTCGCGGCCTGGATCCTGTTCTCGGTGCTGGTGCGCCGCTCCGTGGTGCGGACCGTGCGCAGTCTCACCCAGGCGGCCCAGCACGTGGCCGCCGCCGCCGAGACCGAACTCGCCCGGGTCGCCGACGACGACGCCGACGACGCGGGGCCGCCGCGACTCGAGGCCGTTCCCGTGCCGGTCCGCGACGAGATCGGCGAACTCGCCGAAGCCTTCAACCAGGTGCAGGTCACCGCGAGTGCCCTGCTGGAGCGCCAGGTGGTCAGCCGCCGCAACATCGCCGAGATGTTCGGCAACGTCGGCCACCGCGTCAGCAACCTGACGGCACGGCAACTCGCGCTGATCGACTCCGTGGAGCGCGGTGAGACCGATCCCGAGGTACTGGACCGGCTCTACCGCATCGACCACATCGCCGTACGTCTCCAGCGCAACGCCGACAGCCTGATGCTGCTCGCCGGCATCCGTGAGACGGGCCTCAACTCCGGTCCCATGCGGCTCAGCAACATCGTGCGCGCCGCGCTCGGCCAGATCGAGGGCTATCAGCGCGTCACCCCGCACGCCGAGGGCGATGTCACCGTCGCTCCCGACATCGTCGGCGACCTGACGCTGATGCTCGCCGAACTCCTGGAGAACGCCGTGACGTTCTCCCCGGCGTCCAGCAGTGTCGAGGTGGTCCTGAGACCGCGGCACGGCTCCGGCGGCGGCGCCCTGATCGAGATCATCGACCACGGGCTCGGGATGAGCGCCGAACGGCTGGAGGAGGAGAACGCGCGCCTGATCCGCCGTGAACGGCTGGACCTGGCCCCGACCGAGGTCCTCGGCCTCTTCGTGGTCGGCGGACTCTCCCGGCGCTGGGGCATCGAGGTCGTCCTCACCCGCACCCCGGGCGGCGGCGTCACGGCCACCGTCGCGGTGCCCGCGTCCCACCTGCTGCTCGCCGACCCCACCGGAGCCGCGACCAGGGCCCCGCACATCCTGCCACCGCCCCGCCGTTCGGGCCTCGCCGAACCGCGCCCCGCCGCCGTCGATCCCGAGCCGGGCCCCGCGGACCTGCCCCGCAGGATTCCCGCCCGCAGCCGCGCCGCGGAGTCCCCCGGCCACGCGGGCCGCCAGGAACCGTCGTCCGAGGGCGGCATGGGCTACGGCGGCCCCGGCACGGCCCGGCCCCGGCCGGGCGCCGCCACGGCCCCCGAGGCACCGACCCGGCCGGGACCCGCAGCCCGCGAGGCAGCGGGACACGGCACACCGGGCAGCGCTGCCGCAGGTCCGGTACGGCATCGTGGCACCGGTGCCGTCGGCGGCCTCGGACTGCCACCCCGTACCGCGGGCGACGGCCTCGGCCAGTCGCCCCGCGCCACGGACGGTGACCTCGGACAGCCGCTCCGTGGCGGGAACCGGGGACGCGGCTCGGGCCCGGCCCCGGCGGCGTCCGGCAGTGCCCCCGCGCGGCCGGCCGAGGGCGGCGCCAGTCCGCTGCGGCGCCGCGTGCGCGGTGCGACCCTGCAGGCCACCACCGCCTCGACCCGGCTGCCCAGGCAGGCCGTCACCAACCCCAATCCGCGCCCGCCCGCCTGGCAGACCGCCGAAGCGGAAGCGGCGCGCTCCGAGATCGACGAGTTCGAGGAAGCCGTCCTGCGGGCCGAGCGTGAGAGCGCGGCCGGGTACCGAGGCGGCGGCGGGCCGGCCCGTTCAGGGGGACGGCCCGACACCTCGACGGAACACAGACCAGAGAACAACAGACCCTCATTCCCGGAAGGCATGAGCAAGTGA
- a CDS encoding alpha/beta fold hydrolase has protein sequence MPQLDVDGAALTYDDEGPRDGGGVPLVFLHGWTANRHRWDHQVAHFAEKRRVVRLDLRGHGESGGAGVRTIAELATDVLAVLDHLKIERCVLVGHSMGGMISQTIALAHPERVERMVLVSSISRMTYSRGRGLLMAASTLVPFKLFVATNIQRAFAPGYPREEIREYVRTSACTPREVVMTLYGAMRSFDVLDRLGEIRTPTLLVHGYYDIQLPVGQMLRMAKAYPDAVVRILDAGHELPVEKPTELTAALDGFVTDRP, from the coding sequence ATGCCGCAGCTCGATGTCGACGGCGCCGCGCTGACGTACGACGACGAGGGCCCCCGCGACGGTGGCGGCGTCCCCCTGGTGTTCCTGCACGGCTGGACGGCCAACCGGCACCGCTGGGACCACCAGGTGGCGCATTTCGCCGAGAAGCGGCGGGTGGTCCGGCTGGACCTGCGCGGGCACGGCGAGAGCGGCGGGGCGGGGGTGCGTACGATCGCGGAGCTGGCGACGGACGTCCTCGCCGTCCTCGACCACCTGAAGATCGAGCGCTGCGTCCTGGTCGGTCACTCCATGGGCGGGATGATCTCCCAGACCATCGCCCTCGCCCACCCCGAGCGGGTCGAACGCATGGTCCTGGTCAGCTCGATCAGCAGGATGACCTACAGCCGGGGGCGGGGCCTGCTCATGGCCGCGTCGACGCTGGTGCCGTTCAAGCTGTTCGTCGCCACCAACATCCAGCGCGCCTTCGCCCCGGGCTATCCGCGCGAGGAGATCCGGGAGTACGTGCGGACCTCGGCGTGCACCCCGCGCGAGGTGGTCATGACGCTGTACGGCGCCATGCGGTCCTTCGACGTCCTCGACCGGCTCGGCGAGATCCGCACCCCGACCCTCCTGGTCCACGGCTACTACGACATCCAACTGCCCGTCGGACAGATGCTCCGGATGGCGAAGGCCTACCCGGACGCCGTCGTGCGGATCCTGGACGCCGGCCACGAGCTGCCCGTGGAGAAGCCGACGGAACTCACCGCCGCGCTCGACGGGTTCGTGACCGACCGGCCGTAG
- a CDS encoding thioester reductase domain-containing protein, producing the protein MREVNEDTSSYAGRRAAGEAIERGDGGLSVEALLSRAGLTSASEATTTGPQPGGASGARAVSRRADVDADTGAGVPPFDAGASTSTSTSVGVGAGAGAGAGDGDGTGCGADSPGDAVPTPAAPDVDGLASAIAEAAGPFVPEGRLSPDTDFFDAGGTSVGAVELVAALEDALGVEMDLDEVFADARPRSLARRWLATVGAAAAPAVPDTSETPTPAGSSAPPEPIPRTSPPGTPPRTPSPGTAPRTAPPGTAPRTPPPGTRTDSWTAAGDTPSSPSSPSSPYSSARPEDLDQILADLSLADRLPWTGSPEPVPPRRILLTGATGFLGGHLLLDLLRHSDAHVYCLVRAADDEAASARLGAALKTHRLPWSSEIRRRVTVLPGDIRRPRLGLSDDVWNTLAHELDSVVGVAAAVDFLRGYRSLRQSNVLGALTLAELAATGAPKPLHHISSIAVFNEVGIASMGEDDRLAHVDRLVAGYDQTKWAAEVALRRARDHGLVVTALRPGGIGGHTKTGAYNPQDLSSGLVSAFARFRTVPAFRYLNSAPVDWVSRVAAAVVCEPDAWGHDYNLTGLPNTLDDVVRDMAFGGMHVRVQDWDEWRADVLGRLEADPVPELDFLTRVLRSPTALRLCEATLKGPAATGERTAALVEALGLRPPARYDSQAQLRTFERLAQDGLARLPHKDDQPYLWFSETTEGFVGPVGTAAETPCSMALTLSIASMYQLARERRVDAGGELVCPAVHPEPLVVAHGDLWIRPEEGIPRQHGQHHRLLRYRLLLRDADGGRWWLEGHKHARARRDVWRQTRALRVEIGREGEPAALTGELVVPADSYVRDQIDGIKVDPRLTAREQRAAKLTWLAWFGLEMGRGLLGPFARAAADLLDLRRTPTPSEHRR; encoded by the coding sequence ATGCGTGAAGTGAACGAGGACACGTCGTCGTACGCCGGTCGGCGGGCGGCGGGTGAGGCGATCGAGCGCGGTGACGGGGGGCTGAGCGTGGAGGCCCTGCTGTCCAGGGCCGGGCTGACGTCGGCGTCCGAAGCGACCACGACCGGTCCGCAACCGGGTGGGGCATCAGGTGCGCGTGCCGTTTCGCGTCGTGCGGACGTGGACGCGGATACCGGCGCGGGAGTGCCGCCGTTCGACGCCGGTGCGAGTACGAGTACGAGTACGAGTGTGGGTGTGGGTGCGGGTGCGGGTGCGGGTGCGGGTGACGGTGACGGCACCGGATGTGGTGCCGACAGCCCGGGCGACGCCGTGCCCACCCCCGCGGCACCCGACGTGGACGGCCTGGCCTCCGCGATCGCCGAGGCGGCCGGCCCCTTCGTACCCGAAGGACGGCTGTCGCCCGACACCGACTTCTTCGACGCCGGCGGCACCTCCGTCGGTGCCGTGGAACTCGTCGCGGCGCTGGAGGACGCACTGGGCGTGGAGATGGACCTCGACGAGGTGTTCGCCGACGCCCGGCCGCGCAGCCTCGCCCGGCGCTGGCTGGCCACGGTCGGCGCCGCGGCGGCCCCCGCCGTGCCGGACACCTCGGAAACCCCCACGCCCGCGGGGAGTTCGGCCCCGCCGGAACCGATACCGCGCACGTCTCCGCCCGGGACGCCACCCCGTACTCCCTCGCCCGGGACGGCACCCCGCACCGCACCTCCCGGGACGGCACCCCGCACCCCACCGCCGGGGACGAGGACCGACTCCTGGACGGCCGCCGGCGACACCCCGTCCTCACCCTCCTCCCCGTCGTCCCCGTACTCCTCGGCCCGACCCGAAGACCTGGACCAGATCCTGGCCGACCTCTCGCTCGCCGACCGTCTGCCCTGGACGGGCTCGCCCGAGCCGGTGCCGCCTCGCCGGATCCTGCTCACCGGCGCCACCGGCTTCCTCGGCGGCCATCTGCTCCTAGACCTGCTCAGGCACAGCGACGCCCACGTGTACTGCCTCGTCCGCGCCGCCGACGACGAGGCGGCCTCGGCCCGCCTCGGCGCCGCGCTGAAGACCCACCGGCTGCCCTGGTCGTCGGAGATCCGCCGCCGGGTGACGGTGCTCCCCGGCGACATCCGGCGCCCGCGCCTGGGCCTGTCGGACGACGTCTGGAACACGCTCGCCCACGAACTGGACAGCGTGGTCGGGGTGGCGGCGGCCGTGGACTTCCTGCGCGGCTACCGGTCGCTGCGGCAGAGCAACGTCCTCGGCGCGCTGACCCTGGCCGAACTCGCGGCGACCGGGGCGCCGAAGCCGCTGCACCACATCTCCTCGATCGCGGTCTTCAACGAGGTCGGCATCGCCTCCATGGGAGAGGACGACCGACTCGCCCATGTCGACCGTCTCGTGGCGGGCTACGACCAGACGAAGTGGGCCGCCGAGGTCGCGCTGCGCAGGGCACGCGACCACGGTCTGGTCGTCACCGCGTTGCGCCCCGGAGGCATCGGCGGTCACACGAAGACCGGTGCCTACAACCCGCAGGACCTCAGCAGCGGGCTCGTCTCGGCCTTCGCCCGCTTCCGCACCGTACCCGCCTTCAGGTACCTGAACTCGGCCCCGGTGGACTGGGTGAGCCGGGTCGCGGCCGCCGTCGTCTGCGAACCGGACGCCTGGGGCCACGACTACAACCTGACCGGCCTGCCCAACACCCTCGACGATGTCGTACGGGACATGGCGTTCGGCGGCATGCACGTACGCGTACAGGACTGGGACGAGTGGCGCGCCGACGTCCTGGGCCGCCTTGAGGCCGACCCCGTGCCCGAACTGGACTTCCTGACCCGCGTGTTGCGCAGTCCCACCGCCCTCAGGCTGTGCGAGGCCACGCTGAAGGGGCCGGCGGCCACCGGTGAACGCACCGCCGCGCTCGTCGAGGCGCTCGGGCTTCGGCCCCCGGCCCGCTACGACTCCCAGGCGCAGCTGAGGACCTTCGAGCGTCTCGCCCAGGACGGCCTGGCCAGGCTCCCGCACAAGGACGACCAGCCCTATCTGTGGTTCTCCGAGACGACCGAGGGCTTCGTGGGGCCCGTCGGCACCGCCGCCGAAACCCCCTGCTCGATGGCGCTGACCCTCTCCATCGCGAGCATGTACCAACTGGCGCGGGAGCGGAGGGTGGACGCCGGTGGCGAGCTCGTGTGCCCCGCCGTGCATCCCGAACCGCTGGTCGTGGCACACGGGGACCTCTGGATCCGCCCCGAGGAGGGCATTCCGCGGCAGCACGGACAGCACCATCGACTCCTGCGCTACCGACTGCTGTTGCGGGACGCCGACGGCGGCCGCTGGTGGCTGGAGGGCCACAAGCACGCCCGCGCCCGCCGTGACGTGTGGCGCCAGACCCGCGCGCTGCGCGTCGAGATCGGCCGCGAGGGAGAACCGGCCGCCCTCACAGGGGAGTTGGTCGTGCCCGCGGACAGCTACGTACGCGACCAGATCGACGGCATCAAGGTCGATCCGCGCCTGACCGCCCGGGAACAGCGGGCCGCCAAGCTGACCTGGCTCGCATGGTTCGGCCTGGAGATGGGCCGCGGACTGCTCGGCCCCTTCGCCCGGGCCGCCGCGGACCTCCTCGACCTGCGCCGCACCCCGACCCCCTCGGAGCACCGCCGATGA
- a CDS encoding aromatic amino acid ammonia-lyase, producing MLEHTAETSPGGPRTARPRVAAPPAVPGEVALMGHGLDARAVARIAGGASPATLRPAALEGMERSHLAGQALAAEGTRAYGRTTGVGAHRGVTVEEHDGDGHDLRLLLSHAGGIGERLPVRQVRAMMAVRANQLLAGGSGLRPAIAMAVLDALRAGVHPPVSEYGAVGTGDLTALAELGLALFGHGPWEHDRADGGEPLPEPLRIERGDVLALLSSNALTLGQSALACHDLDALLRAAHVVAALSLCAINASLEAYAPEVHLAHPHPPTQRAAARVRRLLGASQAPWPPSPRVQDPFGFRCFPQAHGPATEAWSTLDEVLTVDLNSAVENPLVGWDGAGVSPVARHHGGFFATPLTLALDGVCLAVLGTARLSAARLSGLGRPELTGLRSYLADGASAGSGMMILEYSAAAAVAEVQACAAPAALGHVVLSQGTEEAASFATQAARKTLRLTDAYRLVLGCELVAAVRALRQRGTVPDPLTPAGRAYARAAAVLNPAMEDRSLTSDVASAAALLTEFAAAVGHTADTPSSTLL from the coding sequence ATGCTCGAGCACACCGCCGAAACGTCCCCCGGTGGCCCGCGCACCGCTCGTCCACGCGTGGCCGCCCCGCCCGCCGTGCCCGGCGAGGTGGCGCTGATGGGCCATGGTCTCGACGCGCGCGCGGTCGCCCGGATCGCCGGCGGAGCCTCGCCCGCCACCCTGCGTCCGGCGGCACTGGAGGGGATGGAGCGTTCGCACCTGGCCGGCCAGGCACTCGCGGCGGAGGGCACCCGGGCCTACGGACGCACCACCGGTGTCGGAGCGCACCGCGGCGTCACCGTCGAGGAACACGACGGCGACGGCCATGACCTGCGACTGCTGCTCAGCCACGCGGGTGGCATCGGGGAGCGGCTGCCGGTCCGACAGGTGCGCGCGATGATGGCGGTCCGGGCCAACCAACTGCTCGCCGGAGGCTCGGGGTTGCGCCCCGCGATCGCCATGGCCGTGCTGGACGCCCTGCGGGCGGGTGTGCATCCACCGGTCAGCGAGTACGGGGCGGTGGGCACCGGGGATCTGACGGCGCTGGCCGAACTCGGACTGGCGCTGTTCGGACACGGCCCGTGGGAACACGACCGGGCGGACGGCGGGGAGCCGCTCCCCGAGCCGCTGCGGATCGAACGCGGCGACGTCCTCGCCTTGTTGAGCAGCAACGCCCTCACCCTCGGGCAGTCGGCGCTCGCCTGCCACGACCTCGACGCGCTGTTGCGCGCGGCCCACGTGGTGGCGGCCCTGTCCCTGTGCGCGATCAACGCGTCGCTTGAGGCGTACGCGCCCGAGGTCCACCTGGCGCACCCGCATCCGCCCACGCAGCGCGCCGCCGCGCGCGTACGACGGCTGCTCGGCGCGTCGCAGGCGCCGTGGCCGCCGTCCCCGCGCGTTCAGGATCCCTTCGGATTCCGCTGCTTCCCGCAGGCGCACGGCCCGGCGACGGAGGCGTGGAGCACCCTGGACGAGGTGCTCACCGTCGACCTCAACTCCGCCGTGGAGAACCCACTGGTCGGCTGGGACGGGGCCGGTGTCAGTCCGGTCGCGCGCCACCACGGCGGTTTCTTCGCCACCCCGCTCACACTGGCGCTCGACGGGGTGTGCCTCGCCGTCCTGGGCACGGCCAGGCTCTCCGCCGCCCGGCTCTCCGGGCTGGGCCGACCCGAACTGACCGGGCTGCGTTCCTACTTGGCCGACGGGGCGTCGGCGGGGTCGGGGATGATGATCCTCGAGTACAGCGCGGCGGCAGCGGTCGCCGAGGTCCAGGCGTGTGCCGCACCGGCCGCTCTCGGCCATGTGGTGCTGTCACAGGGGACGGAGGAGGCGGCGAGCTTCGCCACTCAGGCGGCCCGCAAGACACTCCGGCTCACCGACGCGTACCGGCTGGTCCTGGGCTGCGAACTGGTGGCCGCGGTACGGGCCTTGCGCCAGCGCGGTACGGTCCCCGACCCACTGACCCCCGCGGGGCGCGCCTACGCACGGGCCGCCGCGGTGCTGAACCCGGCGATGGAGGACCGCTCCCTGACGAGCGACGTGGCGAGCGCCGCGGCGCTGCTCACGGAGTTCGCGGCGGCGGTGGGGCACACCGCCGACACGCCGTCTTCTACGTTGCTGTAG
- a CDS encoding alpha/beta hydrolase, with the protein MILRTAASRTRQPLRKVRTATAPHPLRHRLDPTRVEEIPFTTRDGVRLALTRVDSGEQDRPAVLLLHGHTASADMFLLPETRNLVDALLDDGYEPWLLDWRGSRRFPYNETGRRYTYDDVALYDIPEAVSRVRERVGDRPLFVVAHCVGSLTLSLSMTAGLVPGLAGVVSQGVFLTPKLAGRTSLRMTVAGELLRNRIDHIPVDFRKVGLRSKYTPLFALASRGSACPDPTCQILHNSAWGSGASLFVHENLSDATHDRLAELLGPAPLWILPHLRRIELARTVVRWHDTDHRYRTLPPNALDAAARIDTPVLLLAGSENGLWLDSQRLCHEVLTHRQPQLDVSYTEIPGYGHLDTFLGRGAALDVFGHILEFLGERR; encoded by the coding sequence ATGATCCTCAGAACCGCCGCCTCCCGCACCCGGCAGCCGCTCCGAAAGGTCCGGACTGCCACGGCCCCGCACCCCCTCCGCCACCGCCTCGACCCGACGCGGGTCGAGGAGATCCCCTTCACGACCCGGGACGGCGTACGCCTCGCGCTCACCCGCGTCGACAGCGGCGAGCAGGACCGGCCCGCCGTGCTGCTCCTGCACGGGCACACCGCGTCCGCCGACATGTTCCTGCTCCCCGAGACCCGCAACCTCGTCGACGCCCTGCTCGACGACGGCTACGAGCCCTGGCTGCTCGACTGGCGGGGCAGCCGCCGCTTCCCCTACAACGAGACCGGCCGGCGGTACACGTACGACGACGTCGCCCTGTACGACATCCCCGAGGCCGTCTCCCGCGTCCGTGAACGCGTCGGCGACCGGCCCCTGTTCGTGGTCGCCCACTGCGTCGGCTCCCTCACCCTGTCGCTGAGCATGACGGCGGGACTGGTGCCCGGGCTCGCGGGCGTGGTCTCCCAGGGTGTGTTCCTGACGCCGAAGCTCGCGGGACGCACCTCGCTGCGCATGACGGTGGCGGGTGAACTGCTGCGCAACCGGATCGACCACATCCCGGTCGACTTCCGCAAGGTGGGCCTGCGGTCGAAGTACACGCCCCTGTTCGCCCTCGCGTCACGCGGGTCGGCCTGCCCGGACCCGACCTGCCAGATCCTCCACAACTCGGCCTGGGGCTCGGGTGCCTCGCTCTTCGTGCACGAGAACCTGTCCGACGCCACCCACGACCGGCTCGCCGAACTCCTCGGGCCCGCGCCCCTGTGGATCCTGCCCCACCTGCGCCGCATCGAACTGGCCCGCACCGTCGTCCGCTGGCACGACACCGATCACCGCTACCGGACGCTGCCGCCCAACGCGCTGGACGCGGCGGCCCGCATCGACACTCCGGTACTGCTGCTCGCGGGCAGCGAGAACGGACTGTGGCTCGACTCGCAGCGGCTCTGCCACGAGGTACTGACACACCGGCAGCCGCAGCTGGACGTCTCGTACACCGAGATCCCCGGCTACGGTCACCTCGACACGTTCCTGGGCCGGGGCGCCGCCCTCGACGTGTTCGGGCACATCCTCGAATTCCTCGGCGAACGACGGTGA
- a CDS encoding ABC transporter substrate-binding protein, with the protein MTNVTHARSTRTTATYAVSLLVVAAAALTGCGSSDDNSDGKDPLKGDTAKGGTVVVGSNNFPESILIADIYGEALKAKGIKVSYKLNIGSRETTYGLIKNGTITVLPEYNGALLAYLNAKAAPTTVEDTSKAITAGLDAKLTLLEPSEAQDKDAVAVNEATAKKYSLTEKSTIADLADAAKDMVIGGSPEFQTRKQGLVGLKSEYGLNFKSFKALDAGGPLTVAALKGNNIQAADIFSTDPGISKNKFVVLQDPKNLFGFENVTPLAYKSGLTSEGVSALNAVSAKLDTDALVDLNAQVQNDNKDPLDVAKTWLSSAGLS; encoded by the coding sequence ATGACCAACGTGACCCACGCCAGAAGCACCCGAACGACCGCAACGTATGCTGTGTCCCTGCTGGTTGTGGCCGCGGCCGCCCTCACGGGCTGCGGTTCCTCCGACGACAACTCCGACGGCAAGGACCCGCTGAAGGGTGACACCGCCAAGGGCGGCACGGTCGTGGTCGGTTCCAACAACTTCCCCGAGAGCATCCTGATCGCCGACATCTACGGCGAGGCCCTGAAGGCCAAGGGCATCAAGGTCAGTTACAAGCTCAACATCGGAAGCCGTGAGACGACCTACGGTCTGATCAAGAACGGCACGATCACCGTTCTGCCCGAGTACAACGGCGCCCTGCTGGCCTACCTGAACGCCAAGGCGGCCCCGACGACGGTCGAGGACACCTCGAAGGCCATCACCGCCGGTCTCGACGCGAAGCTGACCCTGCTGGAGCCCTCCGAGGCCCAGGACAAGGACGCGGTCGCGGTGAACGAGGCCACGGCCAAGAAGTACAGCCTCACCGAGAAGTCGACCATCGCCGACCTCGCCGACGCGGCGAAGGACATGGTCATCGGCGGTTCCCCGGAGTTCCAGACCCGCAAGCAGGGACTGGTCGGCCTGAAGTCCGAATACGGCCTCAATTTCAAGTCGTTCAAGGCCCTGGACGCGGGTGGCCCGCTGACCGTCGCGGCTCTGAAGGGCAACAACATCCAGGCCGCGGATATTTTCTCGACCGACCCCGGAATCAGCAAGAACAAGTTCGTCGTTCTCCAGGACCCGAAGAATCTCTTCGGTTTTGAGAACGTCACTCCGCTCGCCTACAAGAGCGGTCTCACCTCCGAGGGAGTTTCCGCCCTCAACGCCGTGTCCGCGAAGCTCGACACGGACGCCCTGGTCGACCTCAACGCCCAGGTGCAGAACGACAACAAGGACCCGCTGGACGTGGCCAAGACGTGGCTGTCGTCCGCCGGACTGTCCTGA